Proteins encoded in a region of the Populus alba chromosome 13, ASM523922v2, whole genome shotgun sequence genome:
- the LOC118043654 gene encoding protein EPIDERMAL PATTERNING FACTOR 1 → MKFLVGAHKSLLVMLIFMVFMVGKSLRPHHYTKSSYSKEGAASNGDEAHDFPKEAAREELGMELYPTGSSLPDCSHACGPCTPCKRVMVSFKCSVAESCPIVYRCMCKGKYYHVPSA, encoded by the exons ATGAAGTTCTTAGTTGGAGCCCACAAATCTTTGCTTGTTATgcttatttttatggttttcatgGTTGGTAAAAGCCTCCGGCCTCATCATT ATACCAAGTCCAGCTACAGCAAAGAAGGTGCTGCTTCAAATGGTGATGAGGCTCATGATTTccccaag GAAGCAGCAAGAGAAGAGCTAGGAATGGAACTATATCCGACAGGATCAAGCTTGCCAGACTGCTCTCATGCCTGTGGACCTTGCACTCCATGCAAGAGGGTGATGGTGAGCTTCAAGTGCTCCGTTGCAGAATCTTGTCCTATTGTTTACAGGTGCATGTGTAAAGGGAAATACTACCATGTGCCCTCAGCTTGA
- the LOC118043656 gene encoding transcription termination factor MTERF4, chloroplastic gives MSFSLLRRRKFLVLCTNPISPQKFYTNPALISKAQQNPCPRNPLTQNPLEVLQFYALFSTQASKFHEYEMPSVTWGVVQGKKEKLVNRVIICDYLKGLGIIPDELESLELPSTVEVMKERVEFLQRMGLTIDDINEYPLMLGCSVRKNIIPVLGYLEKIGISRSKLGEFVKSYPQVLHASVVVELQPVIKFLRGLDVDKLDIGYVLQKYPELLGFKLEGTMSTSVAYLVSIGVSPRDIGPMVTQYPYFLGMRVGTMIKPLVDYLVSLGLPKKIVARMLEKRPYVLGYDLQETVKPNVDCLISFGIRREVLASIVAQYPQILGLPLKAKLSSQQYFFNLKLKIDPERFARVIEKMPQIVSLNQNVIMKPVQFLLERAIPSEDVAMMVIKCPQLLALRVPLMKNSYYFFKSEMGRPLKELVEFPEYFTYSLESRIKPRYEMLKSKGIRSSLNWFLNCSDKRFEERLEGDYIESESLGPSFCMGGKLELPGCEILSDEEDESDDDEDEVLFRRTVSL, from the coding sequence atGAGCTTTTCATTGCTTAGAAGAAGAAAGTTTCTAGTTCTATGCACTAACCCTATTTCCCCACAAAAATTTTACACAAATCCCGCATTAATATCCAAAGCCCAACAAAACCCATGTCCCCGAAACCCTCTCACACAAAACCCTCTCGAGGTTTTACAATTTTATGCCCTATTTTCAACACAAGCTTCTAAATTCCATGAATATGAGATGCCTTCAGTTACTTGGGGTGTAGTTCAAGGTAAAAAAGAGAAGCTTGTTAATCGTGTTATAATTTGTGATTATCTTAAGGGTTTAGGGATAATTCCTGATGAATTGGAAAGTTTAGAACTTCCATCAACTGTTGAGGTTATGAAGGAGCGTGTTGAGTTCTTGCAAAGAATGGGATTGACTATTGATGATATTAATGAGTACCCTTTAATGTTAGGTTGTAGTGTGAGGAAAAACATTATACCAGTGCTGGGTTATTTGGAAAAGATTGGTATTAGTAGGTCTAAACTTGGGGAGTTTGTTAAGAGTTATCCACAGGTGTTGCATGCGAGTGTAGTTGTTGAGTTGCAGCCTGTTATTAAGTTTCTTCGGGGTTTGGATGTTGACAAGCTGGATATCGGATATGTTTTGCAGAAGTATCCAGAGCTTCTTGGGTTTAAGCTTGAAGGGACAATGAGTACTTCCGTGGCATATTTAGTTAGTATTGGTGTTAGTCCTAGAGATATTGGACCAATGGTAACGCAATATCCGTACTTTTTGGGGATGAGAGTGGGGACTATGATTAAGCCGTTGGTTGATTATTTGGTTTCTTTAGGTCTGCCAAAGAAGATAGTGGCTCGGATGTTGGAGAAAAGGCCATATGTACTTGGATATGATCTTCAAGAGACTGTTAAGCCAAATGTGGACTGTTTGATTAGTTTTGGGATTAGGAGGGAAGTACTCGCTTCCATTGTAGCACAGTATCCACAAATTCTGGGTTTGCCTCTGAAAGCTAAGCTCTCTTCTCAGCAGTATTTCTTTAACTTGAAACTGAAGATTGATCCTGAAAGGTTTGCCAGAGTGATAGAGAAAATGCCACAAATTGTTAGCCTTAACCAAAATGTGATTATGAAACCTGTTCAGTTCCTTTTGGAGCGGGCAATCCCATCTGAGGATGTGGCCATGATGGTTATAAAATGCCCACAGTTACTTGCGTTGAGAGTTCCACTCATGAAGAACAGCTATTACTTTTTCAAGAGTGAAATGGGAAGGCCATTGAAGGAGCTCGTGGAATTCCCGGAATATTTTACTTATAGCTTGGAATCTAGAATAAAGCCCAGGTACGAGATGCTGAAAAGCAAGGGGATCAGGTCTTCACTTAATTGGTTCCTCAATTGTAGTGATAAAAGATTTGAGGAGAGGTTAGAAGGCGATTATATTGAATCAGAGAGTCTTGGCCCATCATTTTGTATGGGCGGGAAGTTAGAACTACCAGGGTGTGAGATTCTGTCAGATGAGGAAGACGAGAgcgatgatgatgaagatgaagtaCTTTTCAGGCGCActgtttctctttaa